From the genome of Aerococcus sanguinicola:
GCGGTCAAGGTCCTCCTCCAAACTTACTTCGGAGACATCCGCGACATCTACCAGGAAGTCATTGCCCTCGACTTCGACGGCATCGGCTTAGACTTCCTAGAAGGCCGGAAGACCCTAGAACTCGTCGAAAAATATGGTTTTCCAAGCGACAAGCTCCTCTTTGCGGGCTTGGTCAATGGGAAGAACATCTGGCGCAACCACTACCAGGAGACCTTGGACTTGGTGGACCGCTTAGAAGCTCAAGGGATTGCCCTGGTCTTGAATAGCTCCTGCTCCCTCCTCCATGTGCCTTATCGTTTGGCCCCAGAAGAGCAATTGAAGGCCGACTACAAGGCCCACTTCGCCTTCGCTGAAGAGAAACTCCAAGAGCTCCAAGAACTCAAGCACCTAGCTGGAAGCGACCGTCAGGCTGAGCCCGCCTACCAAGCCAACCAGGCCCTTTTTGCCCACCGGCCGGATGCCGACGATGCTAAGGTCCAGGCCCGGGTCCAAGGGATTGAAGAAGCGCTCTTCAACCGCCAGCCAGCTTTTGCGGAACGGGAAGCCCTGCAGAAGGCAGCTTTCAACCTGCCCCTCTTACCAACGACCACCATCGGCTCCTTCCCCCAAACTAAGGAAGTGAAGAAGAACCGGTCCGACTTCAAGAAGGGGCTCATCAGCCGGGAAGCCTATGAAGACTTCAACCGCCAAGCTATCGATGACTGCCTCCGCCGCCAAGAGGAGATTGGCCTCGATGTCCTGGTCCACGGGGAATTCGAACGCAATGACATGGTGGAATACTTCGGGGAACGGCTCCAGGGCTATCTCTTCACCCAGTATGCCTGGGTCCAGTCTTACGGGACTCGCTGTGTGAAGCCACCGATTATCTGGGGCGACATCTCCCGTCCCCAAGCCATGACCGTCCCTTGGTCAACCTATGCCCAGAGTCGGACCGAGCACCTGGTCAAGGGCATGTTAACCGGTCCTGTAACCATCCTCAATTGGTCCTTCCCACGTGAAGATATCTCCTTGAAGACCTCAACCTACCAGATTGCCCTGGCCATCCGCGATGAAGTCCTGGACCTGGAAGCCCAGGGGATCCGCATCATCCAGATCGATGAAGCGGCCCTGCGCGAGAAGCTCCCCCTCCGCCAAACGGACTGGTACAGTCAATACCTCGACTGGGCCATCCCCGCCTTCCGCCTGGTACACAGCGGCGTCCAAGCGACCACCCAAATCCACACCCACATGTGCTATAGCGAGTTTACCGATATTATTCCCGCCATCGACCAGATGGATGCCGACGTGATCAGCTTCGAAGCTTCGCGCTCCGACCTCGAAATTCTCGATAGCCTCAAAGCCCAAAACTTCCAGACCGAAGTTGGCCCCGGCGTTTACGATATCCACTCCCCTCGTGTCCCTTCCGTCGATGAAATCAAAACCAGCATTAGAAAGATCTTGGACAAGGTCGCCATCCAGAAAGTCTGGATCAATCCTGACTGCGGTCTGAAGACACGCGGTTGGGAGGAAACTAGCGCATCCCTCAAGCACCTGGTCCAAGCTACAGAGGAAATCCGCCATGAAAACGAAAGAACTTTTTAAAGAAAAAACCGTCTTCTCCTATGAGGTCTTCCCACCCAAGAAGACCTCTGGACCCCAAAGTATCTATAAAACCTTAGAAGAACTCAAAAGCCTATCCCCCGACTGTATCAGCGTCACTTACGGCGCTGGGGGCGGGGACAACAATGACGAGAGTTTCAAGATAGCTCAGACTATCAAGGGCTACGGCATTGAAAGCATCGCCCACCTGCCCTGCATCGGGATGACCAAGGCCGACCTGGAAGAGAAGTTGGAAGAACTCCAGGCCCTTCAAGTGGAAAATATCCTGGCCCTGCGCGGGGACCTGCCGGCTGACGACTATGCGCCCGGTGACTTCAGCTATGCCTCTGACATGGTCCGCTTCATCAAGGACAAGGGGGACTTCAACGTTGTCGCTGCCTGCTATCCCGAAGGCCATATCGACTGCAAGGACAAGGTCCAAGACATCAAGCACCTCAAGACCAAGGTCGATGCCGGCGTGGACCAGCTCATCACCCAGCTCTTCCTCGACAACAACGACTTCTACGCCTTCCGCGAACGCTGCGAACTGGCTGATATCAACGTCCCTATTGAAGCCGGGATCATGCCGGTGGTCAACAAGCGGCAGATCGAGCGGATGACCAGTCTCTGCGGGGTCAAGCTCCCTGACAAGTTTGTCAAGATGATGGACCGCTACCAAGACAAGCCTGTCGCCATGCGCGACGCCGGTATTGCCTACGCCGTCAACCAAATCGTCGACCTCATCAGCCAGGGTGTCGACGGCATCCACCTCTACACCATGAACAACCCCTATATCGCCAAAAAAATCCACGAAGCTGTCCATAATCTCCTCTAAAAAAAGCGCCACTTCCTCGCGACCTGAAAGGGTCAGGGAACTGGCGCTTTTGCTTTAGATGTCTTTGCCGAACTTTTTGAAGATAAATTTAAAGACAAAGTAGAAACAAAGGTAAATAATAAAGAAACTAAAAAACTTCTCCCAGTAACTCGTCAACTGGAAATAATCTTGAACTAGACCATTGGCTATAAAAGTACAAAAGGATACGATAAAAAAGAAGATAAAGTACATGAGCTAAGTCTCCCTCCCAAAGAAAATCCTGGCTTCAAGCCTATCCTAGCAGATAAGCCAGCTCATAACAAGCCAAGCTTGAATCTATTCGCTAGCTTTAGGTCCCAGCTAGATGCCGAAAGCTTAAATTAAGAGCTAGCTGCTTCAAGATCCCAGATAGCTGACTGGACTGATTATTAATAGACCACTACTTTCCATATCCATTAATCTTGAGCAGAAACGGAACGAATGCGATTTGATTGATATTCTTGTCATTTACAGACTCCGACAAAAAAGCCTGGGAGGTCCACCTGCCAGGCTGCTTTGCATATATAGATTCCAGTTCCTACCATTATATACCCAAACGTTCAAAGATTTCATCCACCCGTTGGAGGTGGTAGTGGTAGTCGAAAGCATCATCGATCTCTTCAGGACTGAGGAGGTCAGTGATCTCTTCATTGCCTTCGACGAGTTCGCGGAAGTCGCGCTGGTCGTCCCAGGACTGGGCGGTCAGGGGTTGAACCAGGTCATAGGCGGCTTCGCGGGATAGTCCTTGGTCCACCAGCTTGAGAAGTAAGCGCTGGCTGTAGATCAAGCCGTGAGTGGCCTGCATGTTCCGCAACATATTGTCTGGGAAAACCGTTAAGTCTTCCACAATCTTCCCGAAGCGGCGGATCATGTAATTGACTAGGATGGTGGTATCAGAGAGGATAATCCGCTCCGCGCTGGAATGGGAGATATCCCGCTCATGCCAGAGGGAGACGTTCTCGTAAGCCGTTACCACATGGCCCCGGCAGACCCGAGCTAGGCCAGTCACATTTTCGCTGGAAATGGGGTTACGCTTATGGGGCATGGCGCTGGATCCTTTTTGACCCTTGGCGAAGTATTCTTCCACTTCCCGGGTTTCTGACTTCTGGAGATGGCGGATTTCCGTAGCCATGTTTTCAATGGAAGTGGCGATCAAAGCCAAACAGGCAATATATTCGGCGTGGAGGTCGCGAGGTAAAACTTGGGTAGAAATTTCCTGGGCGCGGATGCCTAAATGGTCGCAGACATAGGCTTCGACGGCAGTTGGCACATTAGCGAAGGTCCCCACAGCTCCGGAAATCTTCCCGGCTTCAACACCCTTCGCCGCATGGTCAAAGCGGTCGATCTGGCGCTTGATTTCCGAATAATAGCGGGCCATCTTCAAGCCAAAGGTCGTCGGTTCGGCATGAACGCCATGGGTCCGGCCCATGCAGACGGTGTGCTTGTATTTTTGGGCTTTCTTTTTCAGGATCTCAAGGAACCAAACCAAATCTTGACGGATAATGTCATTGGCCTGCTTGAGCTGGTAGCCTTGAGCGGTGTCCACCACATCAGTCGAAGTGAGGCCATAGTGGACCCACTTGCGCTCTTCGCCTAGGGATTCAGACACACAGCGGGTGAAGGCCACCACATCGTGCCGGGTTTGGGCTTCGATTTCTTGGATGCGGTCGACATCGAAGCTTGCCTTGGCACGGATTTTTTTAACATCCTCTTGGGGAATTTCGCCAAGCTCAGCCCAGGCTTCGGCTGCTAGGATTTCAACTTCTAGCCAGCATTTGTAGCGGTTATCATCGGACCAAACTCGGGCCATTTCGGGACGGGTATAGCGTGGAATCATGAAATCTTTTCCTCCTTAGGCTGGGTGATGGCTTGGCCACCAATGTCGTGACGGTAGAAGGTCTGTGGGATGGGGTGTTGGTCGAGTAAGGCATAGACTCGCTCAGCAGCTTGGGTCAGATCTCTTCCCTGGGCCACGGCCATGAGGATGCGGCCACCCTGAGCGGTCAAGTGACCTGACTTTTCGCCCACTCCTGCATAGATTAGAGAAATTTCTGAGGGACAAGCTTGAACGAGAGGGGTCAGGTCCATCCCCTTGGCATAGGGCGTCGGATAACCTTCCGCTGCCAGGACCACCCCCAGGCTAGGCCCTGTCTCATTCAAGGTCAACTGGGCAGGCTGGCCCTCCAAGAGCTGGTCAATGGTCTCAGCGAAATCGTCTCCCAACAAGGGCATGAGGATCTGGGTTTCGGGATCGCCAAAGCGAGTATTGAATTCAATCACCTTAGGCCCCTCAGCCGTCAGCATGAGCCCGGTATAGAGAACACCGCTATAGGGATGTCCCGCCGCTTCCATAGCCTGGAGCAAGGGATCGACAATCGTGCGGACCACTTCTTGGTAGAGGGCTTCGCTCACAAAAGGCACCGGCGCATAGGCCCCCATCCCACCCGTATTAGGACCGCGGTCCTGGTC
Proteins encoded in this window:
- the metE gene encoding 5-methyltetrahydropteroyltriglutamate--homocysteine S-methyltransferase, translated to MQTSIIGYPRIGALRELKFQTEKYFRHEISEADLQETARQIRQDQWLKQKASGLDFIPSNDFSFYDGFLDTAVLFNIVPKRYQDLQVSDLDSYFAQARGYQGEAGDVKALAMKKWFNTNYHYMVAEIEDDTVVKLANSRVVDHYREAKALGVETQPSLIGPFTLLKKLRYLGQKTAQDFKADLSQAYSQLLQTLAAEGVSWVQLDEPDLVYDLSVEDIQLFQDLYQAILPKKGAVKVLLQTYFGDIRDIYQEVIALDFDGIGLDFLEGRKTLELVEKYGFPSDKLLFAGLVNGKNIWRNHYQETLDLVDRLEAQGIALVLNSSCSLLHVPYRLAPEEQLKADYKAHFAFAEEKLQELQELKHLAGSDRQAEPAYQANQALFAHRPDADDAKVQARVQGIEEALFNRQPAFAEREALQKAAFNLPLLPTTTIGSFPQTKEVKKNRSDFKKGLISREAYEDFNRQAIDDCLRRQEEIGLDVLVHGEFERNDMVEYFGERLQGYLFTQYAWVQSYGTRCVKPPIIWGDISRPQAMTVPWSTYAQSRTEHLVKGMLTGPVTILNWSFPREDISLKTSTYQIALAIRDEVLDLEAQGIRIIQIDEAALREKLPLRQTDWYSQYLDWAIPAFRLVHSGVQATTQIHTHMCYSEFTDIIPAIDQMDADVISFEASRSDLEILDSLKAQNFQTEVGPGVYDIHSPRVPSVDEIKTSIRKILDKVAIQKVWINPDCGLKTRGWEETSASLKHLVQATEEIRHENERTF
- the metF gene encoding methylenetetrahydrofolate reductase [NAD(P)H], whose product is MKTKELFKEKTVFSYEVFPPKKTSGPQSIYKTLEELKSLSPDCISVTYGAGGGDNNDESFKIAQTIKGYGIESIAHLPCIGMTKADLEEKLEELQALQVENILALRGDLPADDYAPGDFSYASDMVRFIKDKGDFNVVAACYPEGHIDCKDKVQDIKHLKTKVDAGVDQLITQLFLDNNDFYAFRERCELADINVPIEAGIMPVVNKRQIERMTSLCGVKLPDKFVKMMDRYQDKPVAMRDAGIAYAVNQIVDLISQGVDGIHLYTMNNPYIAKKIHEAVHNLL
- the purB gene encoding adenylosuccinate lyase; this encodes MIPRYTRPEMARVWSDDNRYKCWLEVEILAAEAWAELGEIPQEDVKKIRAKASFDVDRIQEIEAQTRHDVVAFTRCVSESLGEERKWVHYGLTSTDVVDTAQGYQLKQANDIIRQDLVWFLEILKKKAQKYKHTVCMGRTHGVHAEPTTFGLKMARYYSEIKRQIDRFDHAAKGVEAGKISGAVGTFANVPTAVEAYVCDHLGIRAQEISTQVLPRDLHAEYIACLALIATSIENMATEIRHLQKSETREVEEYFAKGQKGSSAMPHKRNPISSENVTGLARVCRGHVVTAYENVSLWHERDISHSSAERIILSDTTILVNYMIRRFGKIVEDLTVFPDNMLRNMQATHGLIYSQRLLLKLVDQGLSREAAYDLVQPLTAQSWDDQRDFRELVEGNEEITDLLSPEEIDDAFDYHYHLQRVDEIFERLGI